A portion of the Bombina bombina isolate aBomBom1 chromosome 9, aBomBom1.pri, whole genome shotgun sequence genome contains these proteins:
- the DEPP1 gene encoding protein DEPP1 — protein sequence MRSQLLISVAQLPTISEDAETKTQGEGSGVDTDMTNGLEEYVKSIQTLAQPSSFSMDLVQPGQSKNLRRTRMRNRSSLRGCEGRVLTAAQDATSPVLQVDADPLAWLYRQNGKENQDIQEASSSHRNAFSRSLCPASHLNLFKTADTLKRQPSGKDQNSALQRAQEKRNKIRLQKKSRSLSCSNRVANKLQKPQLPVIYEL from the coding sequence ATGAGATCCCAACTTCTGATTTCAGTAGCACAATTGCCCACCATCAGTGAGGATGCTGAGACAAAGACCCAAGGAGAGGGGTCTGGTGTAGATACAGACATGACTAATGGCCTTGAGGAATATGTAAAGTCCATACAAACACTGGCACAACCTAGTTCATTTTCAATGGACCTTGTACAGCCAGGACAGAGCAAGAACCTTCGCAGGACACGCATGAGGAACAGATCATCATTAAGGGGCTGCGAGGGCAGAGTGCTGACAGCAGCACAGGATGCCACTTCCCCAGTCTTGCAAGTTGATGCAGACCCACTTGCTTGGTTATACAGACAGAATGGAAAGGAAAACCAAGACATTCAGGAGGCATCTTCATCCCATCGCAATGCTTTTTCTCGGTCTTTGTGCCCTGCAAGTCACTTAAACCTGTTTAAAACGGCAGACACCCTCAAGAGACAGCCTAGTGGCAAAGATCAAAACAGTGCACTGCAAAGGGCACAGGAGAAGAGAAATAAAATACGCTTACAAAAGAAATCTCGTTCTCTTAGTTGCAGCAATCGTGTAGCAAACAAATTACAAAAACCTCAGCTACCAGTTATCTATGAGTTGTAA